One Kitasatospora sp. MAP12-44 DNA segment encodes these proteins:
- a CDS encoding DMT family transporter, whose product MAGRLPRADLLLLAVSIGGISLSAPLITATAAPALAIACWRNVMSVGVLGPYALLRHRAELRAISRRALLLAVAAGVLLALHFALWMPSLRMTSVASATALVTTTPLWTILLMRLLGRRAPRAVWVGTCVAFTGVLVLTGVDLTLAPRALAGDALALGAGLAAAGYMLLGAEVRRTVSTTAYTVVCYTTTALVLLVVCLVSGTTMSGWSAGVWGQIALLMVAAQLLGHSLSNRVVRTLGPSVTSTAILLETPGAALIAAVWLGQWPSVWAYPALALILLGLVLVARGGRR is encoded by the coding sequence GTGGCCGGACGGCTTCCCAGGGCCGACCTGCTGCTGCTCGCGGTCTCGATCGGGGGCATCTCGCTGTCGGCCCCGCTGATCACCGCCACCGCCGCGCCCGCGCTGGCCATCGCGTGCTGGCGCAACGTCATGTCGGTCGGGGTGCTGGGCCCGTACGCGCTGCTGCGCCACCGCGCCGAGCTGCGCGCGATCAGCCGGCGGGCGCTGCTGCTCGCGGTGGCGGCCGGGGTGCTGCTCGCGCTGCACTTCGCGCTCTGGATGCCCAGCCTGCGGATGACCTCGGTGGCCTCGGCGACCGCGCTGGTCACCACCACCCCGCTCTGGACCATCCTGCTGATGCGCCTGCTCGGCCGGCGGGCCCCGCGGGCGGTCTGGGTCGGCACCTGCGTGGCGTTCACCGGCGTGCTGGTGCTCACCGGCGTCGACCTGACGCTCGCGCCGCGGGCGCTGGCCGGTGACGCGCTGGCGCTGGGCGCCGGGCTGGCCGCCGCCGGGTACATGCTGCTGGGCGCCGAGGTCCGCAGGACCGTCAGCACCACCGCGTACACCGTGGTCTGCTACACCACCACGGCGCTGGTCCTGCTGGTCGTCTGCCTGGTCTCCGGCACCACCATGTCCGGCTGGTCGGCCGGGGTGTGGGGCCAGATCGCGCTGCTGATGGTGGCCGCCCAGCTGCTCGGCCACTCGCTGAGCAACCGCGTGGTGCGCACCCTGGGCCCGTCCGTCACCTCGACCGCGATCCTGCTGGAGACGCCCGGCGCCGCGCTGATCGCCGCCGTCTGGCTGGGCCAGTGGCCGTCGGTCTGGGCCTACCCGGCGCTGGCGCTGATCCTGCTCGGCCTGGTCCTGGTGGCCCGCGGCGGCCGCCGCTGA
- a CDS encoding suppressor of fused domain protein encodes MESDFPLFADASHPHGPQGPSRADVLSAVEARLITTFGEPTGRAAVTFLGAERIEVLRFGPDAEGLVRYATLGMAAAPMADPTALVADPVRGPRAELLLSVRGGRDDVLRTLATFAATPQVEGLVVAPGTSLDLGAPLWEGAPFTSVLAGEPGGLVADLELEEPAEPVRFLPLLPMTPNEAAHKRVQGADALEERWLKHGTDLRDPQRRGVPLD; translated from the coding sequence ATGGAGTCCGACTTCCCGCTTTTCGCCGATGCATCCCACCCCCACGGCCCGCAGGGCCCCAGCCGCGCGGACGTGCTGAGCGCGGTCGAGGCCCGGCTGATCACCACCTTCGGCGAGCCCACCGGACGGGCCGCGGTCACCTTCCTGGGGGCCGAGCGGATCGAGGTGCTGCGGTTCGGTCCGGACGCCGAGGGCCTGGTGCGGTACGCCACGCTGGGGATGGCCGCCGCGCCGATGGCCGACCCGACGGCCCTCGTCGCCGATCCGGTGCGCGGCCCGCGCGCCGAGCTGCTGCTCAGCGTCCGGGGCGGGCGCGACGACGTGCTCCGCACGCTGGCCACCTTCGCCGCGACGCCGCAGGTGGAGGGCCTGGTGGTGGCGCCGGGCACCTCGCTGGACCTGGGCGCCCCGCTCTGGGAGGGCGCGCCGTTCACCTCGGTGCTGGCCGGTGAGCCGGGCGGGCTGGTCGCCGATCTCGAACTGGAGGAGCCCGCCGAGCCGGTGCGCTTCCTGCCGCTGCTGCCGATGACCCCGAACGAGGCGGCGCACAAGCGCGTCCAGGGAGCGGACGCGCTGGAGGAGCGCTGGCTGAAGCACGGCACGGACCTGCGCGACCCCCAGCGCCGCGGCGTCCCACTGGACTGA
- a CDS encoding PHP domain-containing protein has product MRIDLHTHSNASDGTDSPAELVAAAVAAGLDVVALTDHDTVSGHAEAAAAVEALPDGSSLTLVPGAELSCRVEGISMHLLAYLFDPAEPAFARERELVRTDRFRRGQAVVERCRELGADIGWEQVRRIAGAGSVGRPHIASALVEAGVVATVSDAFTADWLANGGRADVPKHETDPAEAIRLVRAAGGVPVFAHPGAVKRGRTVSDQVIADLAAAGLGGLEVDHLDHDEETRAHLRGLAAELGLFGTGSSDYHGSRKTVALGEYTTDPAVYEQLLAQATGARPISSVRSTTRV; this is encoded by the coding sequence GTGCGCATCGACCTGCACACCCACAGCAATGCCTCCGACGGAACCGACAGCCCGGCCGAGCTGGTGGCGGCCGCCGTCGCGGCTGGGCTGGACGTCGTCGCGCTGACCGACCACGACACCGTCTCCGGTCACGCCGAGGCCGCGGCCGCCGTCGAGGCGCTGCCGGACGGCAGCTCGCTCACCCTGGTGCCCGGTGCCGAGCTGTCCTGCCGGGTGGAGGGCATCAGCATGCATCTGCTGGCCTACCTCTTCGACCCCGCCGAGCCGGCCTTCGCCCGCGAGCGCGAGCTGGTGCGCACCGACCGGTTCCGCCGCGGGCAGGCGGTGGTCGAGCGCTGCCGCGAGCTGGGAGCGGACATCGGCTGGGAGCAGGTGCGGCGGATCGCCGGCGCGGGCTCGGTGGGCCGTCCGCACATCGCCAGCGCGCTGGTCGAGGCCGGCGTGGTGGCCACCGTCTCGGACGCCTTCACGGCCGACTGGCTGGCCAACGGCGGCCGGGCCGACGTGCCCAAGCACGAGACCGACCCGGCCGAGGCGATCCGGCTGGTCCGGGCCGCGGGCGGGGTGCCGGTCTTCGCCCACCCGGGCGCGGTCAAGCGCGGCCGTACCGTCTCCGACCAGGTGATCGCCGACCTGGCGGCGGCGGGCCTGGGCGGCCTCGAGGTGGACCACCTGGACCACGACGAGGAGACCAGGGCCCACCTGCGCGGCCTGGCCGCCGAGCTCGGCCTGTTCGGCACCGGCTCCAGCGACTACCACGGCTCGCGCAAGACGGTGGCGCTCGGCGAGTACACCACCGACCCCGCGGTGTACGAGCAGCTGCTGGCGCAGGCCACCGGCGCGCGGCCGATCAGCTCGGTGCGGAGTACGACCAGGGTGTGA
- a CDS encoding DUF6758 family protein, whose translation MRGEPSCPRCAGRVRAPGLFADTWQCDRHGAVHPMQPVLPPSVEALNVAVARSQVPVWLPWPLPVSWLYTGIAHAGDDLSGARATAVACSGPAPLGGFGELVLVAEELGVGLGARYAGLPGPDPGEAISLHKPADTKLLAAGRPTAMWHVSSAPDDRAVFVGEALGLWLWAIAWPEQSALLMYDELVLTDLRDAGAELDLLPCGALSPRLLG comes from the coding sequence ATGAGGGGCGAGCCAAGTTGTCCGAGGTGCGCCGGTCGGGTGCGTGCCCCCGGTCTCTTCGCCGACACCTGGCAGTGCGACCGCCACGGCGCAGTCCACCCGATGCAGCCGGTGCTGCCACCGAGTGTCGAAGCGCTGAACGTCGCGGTGGCCCGTTCGCAGGTGCCCGTCTGGTTGCCCTGGCCGCTGCCGGTCAGCTGGCTCTACACGGGAATCGCGCATGCCGGCGACGACCTGTCCGGTGCCCGCGCCACCGCCGTGGCATGCTCGGGCCCGGCCCCACTGGGCGGTTTCGGCGAGCTGGTGCTGGTCGCCGAGGAGCTCGGGGTCGGCCTCGGCGCGCGCTACGCGGGCCTGCCAGGGCCGGATCCGGGTGAGGCGATCTCGCTGCACAAGCCCGCCGACACCAAGCTGCTGGCCGCCGGCCGACCGACCGCGATGTGGCACGTCTCCAGCGCCCCGGACGACCGCGCCGTCTTCGTCGGCGAGGCGCTGGGCCTGTGGCTCTGGGCGATCGCCTGGCCCGAGCAGTCCGCGCTGCTGATGTACGACGAGCTGGTGCTCACCGACCTGCGCGACGCCGGTGCCGAGCTGGATCTGCTGCCCTGCGGCGCCCTCTCCCCGCGCTTGCTGGGCTGA
- a CDS encoding alpha/beta hydrolase codes for MSTPRFLDLPDCARAVRLTTARGDFATLLAEPTAPKRGTALLVPGFTGSKEDFIALLEPLAAAGFRVAAVDQRGQYETGGPADQGSYALAELGRDIRELTAVLAADGGPVHLLGHSFGGFVVREAVLAAAPAMPWASLTMLSTGPGPIDPAEAARTKLLMDALGSMDLESIWQVMQSMDAAEDGERAEALAPEVVDFLHRRWLANIPAALLAMGERLLSEPDRTEQLAATSLPKLAMSGVRDYAWPVDEQARTAERLGAPYVVVDGAGHSPNAERPARTAAALVEFWSSVPTL; via the coding sequence ATGAGCACGCCCCGCTTCCTCGACCTCCCCGACTGCGCCCGCGCCGTCCGGCTGACCACGGCGCGCGGCGACTTCGCCACCCTGCTCGCCGAGCCCACCGCGCCGAAGCGCGGCACCGCGCTGCTGGTCCCCGGCTTCACCGGCAGCAAGGAGGACTTCATCGCCCTGCTGGAGCCGCTGGCGGCCGCCGGGTTCCGGGTGGCGGCGGTGGACCAGCGCGGCCAGTACGAGACCGGCGGCCCGGCCGACCAGGGCAGCTACGCGCTCGCCGAGCTCGGCCGCGACATCCGGGAGTTGACCGCCGTGCTGGCCGCCGACGGCGGCCCGGTGCACCTGCTCGGGCACTCCTTCGGGGGTTTCGTGGTGCGCGAGGCGGTGCTCGCCGCGGCGCCCGCGATGCCGTGGGCCTCGCTCACGATGCTCTCCACCGGCCCCGGCCCGATCGACCCCGCCGAGGCCGCCAGGACCAAGCTGCTGATGGACGCGCTGGGCTCGATGGACCTGGAGTCCATCTGGCAGGTCATGCAGTCGATGGACGCGGCCGAGGACGGCGAGCGGGCCGAAGCCCTCGCGCCCGAGGTCGTCGACTTCCTGCACCGCCGCTGGCTGGCCAACATCCCCGCCGCGCTGCTGGCGATGGGTGAGCGGCTGCTCTCCGAGCCCGACCGCACCGAGCAGCTGGCCGCGACCTCGCTGCCCAAGCTGGCCATGTCCGGCGTGCGGGACTACGCCTGGCCGGTCGATGAGCAGGCGCGCACGGCCGAGCGGCTGGGCGCGCCGTACGTCGTGGTGGACGGCGCCGGCCACTCCCCCAACGCCGAGCGCCCGGCGCGGACGGCGGCCGCGCTGGTGGAGTTCTGGTCCTCGGTCCCGACGCTCTGA
- a CDS encoding DEAD/DEAH box helicase — protein sequence MTLPVAMTGHDVIGQAKTGTGKTLGFGLPLIERVVVRADIDAGRATEAQLCESPQALIVVPTRELCTQVTNDLQTAGKVRDVRVLAIYGGRAYEPQVEALKKGVDIVVGTPGRLLDLAGQKKLDLSRVKALVLDEADEMLDLGFLPDVEKILTMLPAKRQTLLFSATMPGQVISLARRYMSQPTHIRAAAPDDTGHTVASVTQHIFRAHSLDKVEMVSRILQSEGRGLAMIFCRTKRTAADVSDQLTQRGFAAGAVHGDLGQGAREQALRAFRAGKVDVLVCTDVAARGIDVEGVTHVMNYQCPEDEKTYLHRIGRTGRAGASGTAVTLVDWDDIPRWALINKALELGFGEPEETYSTSAHLYELLKIAPGTTGVLPRSERTRAGLGAEAVEDLGETGGRGSRSGGARGSERGSDRGGERAGDRPRGGRGGAERSTGRRGAGGDAVETPAAEERAPRTPRERRRTRGGSAGADVAAVAATSVTGGPTEAPVAGGEGESAPRRRRRRPRSGGAGGEGTAPVAAVFAEPVAAAEPAPAQAPAPAPAPTQAAVLPAQATAPAAAGPVTTQRKPVQRAPRKIRAITEDYDTPQAPAAVVETPVVKAPVVKAVAPVEVVAEAVVVAEPAATKPRKTAAKRTTKKAAAPVEAPVEVIAEVVAEVVAEEAPVKPRKAAAKRTTKKAAAAVEAPVDVVAEAVAEEAPAKVTRTRKAAAKKTAAKAPVEAVAADAPAAEAPVKKATARRTTAKKAAAKAPVEAVAAEAPAAEAEEAPRRRTRARRPATTVEETPAAG from the coding sequence ATGACCCTCCCGGTCGCGATGACCGGCCACGACGTCATCGGCCAGGCCAAGACCGGCACCGGCAAGACCCTCGGCTTCGGCCTGCCGCTGATCGAGCGCGTGGTCGTCCGCGCCGACATCGACGCCGGGCGCGCCACCGAGGCGCAGCTCTGCGAGAGCCCGCAGGCACTGATCGTCGTCCCGACCCGCGAGCTCTGCACCCAGGTCACCAACGACCTGCAGACCGCCGGCAAGGTCCGCGACGTACGCGTGCTGGCGATCTACGGCGGTCGGGCCTACGAGCCGCAGGTCGAGGCGCTGAAGAAGGGCGTCGACATCGTCGTCGGAACCCCCGGCCGCCTGCTGGACCTGGCCGGGCAGAAGAAGCTCGACCTCTCCCGGGTCAAGGCCCTGGTGCTCGACGAGGCCGACGAGATGCTCGACCTGGGCTTCCTGCCCGACGTCGAGAAGATCCTCACCATGCTGCCCGCCAAGCGGCAGACCCTGCTCTTCTCGGCCACCATGCCGGGCCAGGTGATCAGCCTCGCCCGCCGCTACATGAGCCAGCCGACCCACATCCGGGCCGCCGCCCCGGACGACACCGGCCACACGGTGGCCTCGGTCACCCAGCACATCTTCCGGGCGCACTCGCTCGACAAGGTGGAGATGGTCTCGCGGATCCTGCAGTCCGAGGGCCGCGGCCTGGCGATGATCTTCTGCCGCACCAAGCGCACCGCCGCCGACGTCTCCGACCAGCTCACCCAGCGCGGCTTCGCGGCCGGCGCGGTGCACGGCGACCTCGGCCAGGGCGCGCGCGAGCAGGCGCTGCGGGCGTTCCGCGCCGGCAAGGTCGACGTGCTGGTCTGCACCGACGTCGCGGCCCGCGGCATCGACGTCGAGGGCGTCACGCACGTCATGAACTACCAGTGCCCCGAGGACGAGAAGACCTACCTCCACCGGATCGGCCGCACCGGCCGGGCCGGCGCGTCCGGCACCGCCGTGACGCTGGTCGACTGGGACGACATCCCGCGCTGGGCGCTGATCAACAAGGCGCTGGAGCTCGGCTTCGGCGAGCCGGAGGAGACCTACTCGACCTCCGCGCACCTCTACGAGTTGCTGAAGATCGCACCCGGGACGACCGGCGTGCTGCCGCGCTCCGAGCGGACCCGGGCCGGCCTCGGCGCCGAGGCCGTCGAGGACCTCGGCGAGACCGGCGGACGCGGCTCGCGCTCCGGCGGTGCCCGCGGCAGTGAGCGGGGCAGTGACCGGGGCGGCGAGCGCGCCGGGGACCGTCCGCGCGGCGGCCGGGGCGGGGCCGAGCGCTCCACCGGACGGCGTGGCGCGGGCGGCGACGCGGTCGAGACGCCGGCCGCGGAGGAGCGTGCGCCGCGGACGCCGCGCGAGCGCCGTCGCACCCGTGGCGGCTCCGCCGGCGCGGACGTCGCGGCGGTCGCGGCCACCTCGGTGACCGGCGGACCGACCGAGGCCCCGGTGGCAGGCGGCGAGGGCGAGAGCGCACCGCGCCGTCGTCGGCGCCGGCCGCGCAGCGGCGGTGCGGGTGGCGAGGGCACCGCTCCGGTCGCCGCCGTGTTCGCCGAGCCGGTCGCGGCTGCCGAGCCCGCTCCGGCGCAGGCCCCGGCCCCGGCCCCGGCCCCGACTCAGGCTGCCGTGCTGCCGGCCCAGGCGACGGCTCCGGCCGCCGCCGGCCCGGTGACCACGCAGCGCAAGCCCGTCCAGCGTGCCCCGCGCAAGATCCGGGCGATCACCGAGGACTACGACACGCCCCAGGCACCCGCCGCGGTGGTCGAGACCCCCGTGGTCAAGGCCCCTGTGGTCAAGGCCGTCGCGCCGGTCGAGGTCGTCGCAGAAGCCGTGGTGGTAGCCGAGCCGGCCGCCACCAAGCCCCGCAAGACCGCGGCCAAGCGCACCACCAAGAAGGCCGCCGCACCGGTCGAGGCCCCCGTGGAGGTGATCGCGGAGGTCGTCGCCGAGGTCGTCGCCGAAGAGGCTCCCGTCAAGCCCCGCAAGGCCGCCGCCAAGCGCACCACCAAGAAGGCCGCCGCCGCAGTCGAGGCCCCCGTGGACGTCGTCGCCGAGGCCGTCGCCGAAGAGGCGCCCGCCAAGGTGACCCGGACGCGCAAGGCCGCCGCGAAGAAGACCGCCGCCAAGGCGCCGGTCGAGGCCGTGGCAGCCGACGCTCCCGCAGCCGAGGCGCCGGTCAAGAAGGCGACCGCCCGCAGGACCACCGCCAAGAAGGCCGCCGCCAAGGCGCCCGTCGAGGCCGTGGCCGCCGAGGCACCGGCCGCCGAGGCCGAGGAGGCCCCGCGCCGCCGCACCCGCGCGCGCCGCCCGGCCACCACGGTCGAGGAGACCCCGGCCGCCGGCTGA
- a CDS encoding ferritin-like fold-containing protein gives METHGDAGKVGAIGSIGDWTTCSADPDYRAAVLDLLGALAYGELSAFERLADDAKFAPGLADKAALARMASAEFAHYQLLHDRLAEIGADPTASMTPFVEPLESFHRMTAPSDWLEGLVKAYVGDSIATDFYREVAVRLDDDTRDLVLRVMSDTGHAQFAVDKVRQAIVENPRVGGRLALWGRRLMGEALSQAQRVVAERDALSNLLVGGAEMGGFDLVEVGKMFNRITEAHTRRMGALGLAS, from the coding sequence ATGGAGACTCATGGCGACGCCGGCAAGGTCGGTGCGATCGGCTCGATCGGCGACTGGACGACCTGCTCGGCCGACCCGGACTACCGGGCCGCGGTGCTGGACCTGCTCGGCGCACTCGCGTACGGCGAACTGAGCGCCTTCGAGCGGCTGGCCGACGACGCCAAGTTCGCCCCGGGGCTGGCCGACAAGGCCGCGCTGGCCCGGATGGCCTCCGCCGAGTTCGCGCACTACCAGCTGCTGCACGACCGACTCGCCGAGATCGGCGCCGACCCGACCGCGTCGATGACCCCGTTCGTCGAGCCGTTGGAGTCCTTCCACCGGATGACCGCGCCGTCCGACTGGCTCGAGGGCCTGGTCAAGGCGTACGTCGGGGACTCGATCGCCACCGACTTCTACCGCGAGGTTGCCGTCCGGCTGGACGACGACACCCGGGACCTGGTGCTGCGGGTGATGAGCGACACCGGCCACGCGCAGTTCGCGGTGGACAAGGTGCGCCAGGCGATCGTGGAGAACCCGCGGGTCGGCGGGCGCCTCGCGCTCTGGGGACGCCGGCTGATGGGTGAGGCGCTCAGCCAGGCCCAGCGGGTGGTGGCCGAGCGCGACGCGCTGTCGAACCTGCTGGTCGGCGGCGCCGAGATGGGCGGCTTCGATCTGGTCGAGGTCGGCAAGATGTTCAACCGGATCACCGAGGCGCACACCCGGCGGATGGGCGCGCTGGGCCTGGCCTCCTAA
- a CDS encoding DUF3107 domain-containing protein: protein MEVKIGVQNAPREIVLESPQTADEVESAVAKALEGTSKVFSLTDEHGRRVIVPAERLAYVEIGEPSQRKVGFGTI, encoded by the coding sequence GTGGAGGTCAAGATCGGCGTGCAGAACGCGCCTCGAGAGATCGTTCTCGAGAGCCCGCAGACTGCCGATGAGGTCGAGAGTGCGGTCGCCAAGGCACTGGAGGGCACCTCGAAGGTCTTCTCGCTGACCGACGAGCACGGCCGCCGCGTCATCGTCCCGGCCGAGCGCCTGGCGTACGTGGAGATCGGCGAGCCGAGCCAGCGCAAGGTCGGCTTCGGCACCATCTGA
- a CDS encoding TetR/AcrR family transcriptional regulator — protein MTAIQEAQDRPRGARLPRSARREQLLGAAQEVFVAQGYHAAAMDDIAERAGVSKPVLYQHFPGKLELYLALLDKHCDALVEATRTALDATVDNKQRVAATMEAYFRYVTGESGAFRLVFESDLTNEPAVRERVERAADMSATLVSKVIAEDTDLPEAEAKLLAAGVCGLAQITARYWLSQGSDIPRDEAVRLVASLAWRGLKGFPMHPGDQPQGQEEAHEGNQGQAPATD, from the coding sequence GTGACGGCCATCCAGGAGGCGCAGGACCGCCCACGCGGCGCCCGTCTGCCCCGCAGCGCCCGCCGTGAGCAGCTGCTCGGAGCCGCGCAGGAGGTGTTCGTCGCGCAGGGCTACCACGCCGCCGCGATGGACGACATCGCCGAGCGCGCCGGGGTCAGCAAGCCGGTGCTCTACCAGCACTTCCCCGGGAAGCTGGAGCTCTACCTCGCGCTGCTCGACAAGCACTGCGACGCCCTGGTCGAGGCCACCCGGACCGCGCTGGACGCGACCGTGGACAACAAGCAGCGGGTGGCCGCCACCATGGAGGCGTACTTCCGCTACGTCACCGGTGAGTCCGGCGCGTTCCGGCTGGTCTTCGAGTCCGACCTGACCAACGAGCCGGCCGTGCGCGAGCGGGTCGAGCGGGCCGCCGACATGAGCGCCACCCTGGTCAGCAAGGTGATCGCGGAGGACACCGACCTGCCCGAGGCGGAGGCCAAGCTGCTGGCCGCGGGCGTCTGCGGACTGGCCCAGATCACCGCCCGCTACTGGCTCTCGCAGGGCAGCGATATCCCCCGCGACGAGGCGGTCCGGCTGGTCGCCAGCCTTGCCTGGCGCGGCCTCAAGGGCTTCCCGATGCACCCCGGGGACCAGCCCCAGGGCCAGGAGGAGGCCCACGAGGGCAACCAGGGGCAGGCACCGGCTACCGACTGA
- a CDS encoding alpha/beta hydrolase, whose amino-acid sequence MSTEQQQEAGAAQEAGAGAGAEGRPAGRWGTRAVEVPGAVLSVTGPTAEPSAGLPEALFVHGLGGSSDNWTDLMSALGGEVRGEALDLPGFGWSAPPLDGNVSVSGHVRAVIGYLEASGRGPVHLVGNSLGGAVAVRLTALRPDLVRSLTLISPALPELPPQRTALPTGLLAVPGATRLIQRIPSGGRSVEQATDGLLDLVYGNAGAIPAERREQAVTEYRRRMALPYALQMLVGSARGIVSAYTERGEQALWRQAERVEVPVLLIYGLRDKLVSYRSAARACAAFRDARLLVLPESGHVAMMEHPELVARSVRAFLREVAAREVRGAAEGSDF is encoded by the coding sequence ATGAGCACTGAGCAGCAGCAGGAGGCCGGGGCGGCGCAGGAGGCCGGGGCGGGTGCGGGTGCCGAGGGGCGTCCGGCCGGACGCTGGGGGACCCGCGCGGTCGAGGTGCCGGGTGCGGTGCTCTCGGTCACCGGTCCCACCGCCGAGCCCTCCGCCGGGCTGCCCGAGGCGCTCTTCGTGCACGGGCTCGGCGGCTCGTCCGACAACTGGACGGACCTGATGTCCGCGCTCGGCGGGGAGGTCCGCGGCGAGGCCCTCGACCTGCCCGGGTTCGGCTGGTCGGCGCCGCCGCTGGACGGCAATGTCTCGGTGTCCGGCCATGTCAGGGCGGTGATCGGCTACCTGGAGGCGAGCGGCCGGGGACCGGTGCACCTGGTCGGCAACTCGCTCGGCGGCGCGGTCGCGGTGCGGCTCACCGCCCTTCGCCCGGATCTGGTGCGCAGCCTGACGCTGATCTCGCCGGCCCTGCCCGAGCTGCCTCCGCAGCGCACCGCGCTGCCCACCGGGCTGCTGGCGGTGCCCGGGGCGACCCGGCTGATCCAGCGGATCCCGTCCGGGGGCCGCAGCGTCGAACAGGCCACCGATGGGCTGCTCGATCTGGTCTACGGCAACGCGGGGGCCATCCCGGCCGAGCGCCGGGAGCAGGCGGTGACCGAGTACCGGCGGCGGATGGCGCTGCCGTACGCGCTGCAGATGCTGGTCGGGTCGGCGCGCGGGATCGTCTCGGCGTACACCGAGCGCGGGGAGCAGGCGCTCTGGCGGCAGGCCGAGCGGGTCGAGGTGCCGGTGCTGCTGATCTACGGGCTGCGCGACAAGCTGGTGTCCTACCGCTCGGCGGCGCGGGCCTGCGCGGCCTTCCGGGACGCCCGGCTGCTGGTGCTGCCGGAGTCCGGGCACGTGGCGATGATGGAGCACCCGGAGCTGGTCGCGCGCTCGGTGCGGGCGTTCCTGCGCGAGGTGGCGGCCCGCGAGGTGCGGGGCGCGGCGGAGGGCTCCGACTTCTGA